Below is a window of Myroides profundi DNA.
TAGATAAAGGACTTTTAAACCATATAAACAATAACACTGTACTTATATGAATACCTTTAGTATATTTTGGGAAAAAGGCAGACCAAAAAAACGGGAAGATAAATAGTCCTGTAAAATCTGATAGTTTGCCCGTTATCACATTAGAAAACTGTTCTTTCAGCCAAAAATCATTACACAGAAGCAAGGCTAAGCATACTAAAAATAAAGGATGTAGAATCTTATTAGAATGTGTTACTATAGGCATCATAGACAGATTAAAAACTTAAAAGTAATAAAAAAACCCCAAGAGCGACAATCTTGGGGTTTTCTAACAAAAATAAACTAACAACTCAATAAACAACAAATACTTGAAGTACTGTATGATTACATTGAATCACATACATAACCTGCGACAACAAATAGTTATGTAATATTATTAATTACCTTAATAGGCTATATTCAAATCTTGGGTATCCACGTTCACCTTTTTCATTCATAAAGCTCAATACACGCATCTTATAGTAGTTGCCTTTTGAATCTTTAATTACGTAAAAGATATTAGTAAATAATTTTTTATCATTCGCTACATCTCTCCATGTACCACCTATAGTACGCAAGTCTAAAGACAGTGCTCCTTTATCTACATCAGCTAAAGAGAAATTCTTATACATTGTTTTATCCTTCTCAGGTATTGTAACTTTATAAGCAGTAACACCCGCATATCTATTATTTACAATAAAATCTGAATAACCATAAGAACCTTTAGGATCTCCATTTTGATCAACTGTATTTGTAAATACTGTGAAGTTCAAATCCCACTTTTGTTTAGTTGGTTCAACATTAACAATATTGTTAGTATCGAAACTAAAGAAAACAAAATTATAAGCTGGCTTCTTCTCTATATATACTTCTTTATGTGTACTATCATTTAAATCTGCATACTGCAGTAGGTAACCTTGATCTTTTCTTAGTATTCTAATCTTCTTCCATCCTCTTGTATCACCAGTTACATTTACAGAACCCGCAGCAACACTAGAAGTACCAGGTTTAAAACCTAAGTTTACTAAATAAACTTTATTATCATCTGCATTAAGCTTAACTTCCTTAATCGCTGTAGCTGTAAGATCTCCAATAGGAGCATCAATATAAGCAACATTGGCAGGGTCAAACGTTCCTATCTGTACTTGAGTTTTTAAACTCGTTACATCACTTTCTCTCACTTTATCAATATCTGTACTTGATAAAGCACTTGTAGCCATATAAATAGATCCGTTCAATTTAACTCTAAACTCTTTATCTGCATAAAATGCTAAGTCCCAAGAATCACGTTGTACAGGATACATTGCCTTTCCTCCTAAATCAACATATACTTGCTTTGGTTGGCTTGGTCCACCAATAGGAGGTGTTAACACTCCTCCAATAGCAGTATCAAAACTAACCACCATCACATTATATCCTTGTATCTTAGGTTCTTTAGCACTATAATTCACCTTATATACATC
It encodes the following:
- a CDS encoding HmuY family protein, translated to MMKSLRHIGIILCSFFMMTSCEKDSKNGNGDVRDFIVAFEEQSISYGEIKDNKELFIIFSEPATVDGSIELKVSGINAKYDVDFNTLPGAKEGIVTVPFAKGERKVSFMFNNLIYPYDSSDKTVQFDVYKVNYSAKEPKIQGYNVMVVSFDTAIGGVLTPPIGGPSQPKQVYVDLGGKAMYPVQRDSWDLAFYADKEFRVKLNGSIYMATSALSSTDIDKVRESDVTSLKTQVQIGTFDPANVAYIDAPIGDLTATAIKEVKLNADDNKVYLVNLGFKPGTSSVAAGSVNVTGDTRGWKKIRILRKDQGYLLQYADLNDSTHKEVYIEKKPAYNFVFFSFDTNNIVNVEPTKQKWDLNFTVFTNTVDQNGDPKGSYGYSDFIVNNRYAGVTAYKVTIPEKDKTMYKNFSLADVDKGALSLDLRTIGGTWRDVANDKKLFTNIFYVIKDSKGNYYKMRVLSFMNEKGERGYPRFEYSLLR